The DNA region GACGGCCACACCGCCTCGCTCTTCCCCTTCGCCCCGGCGCTCCTGGAGCGCGAGCGCCTGGCCGCGCCCGCGGTGCACGAGGGAGAGCCGCGCGTGACGCTCACCGTGCCGGTGCTGAACGCCGCCGCGCGGGTGGAGTTCCTGGCGACGGGCGCGGGGAAGGCTCCCGTCGTGCGGAAGGTGCTGCGGGGCGCGCTCGACCCGCTGCGCCTTCCGGCGCAGCTCGTCCGCCCGGCCGCGGGAGATCCGGTGTGGATCCTGGACGAGCCCGCCGCGGCGAAGCTGTCGGAAGGGCTCCAAGTACCATAGTCGCAGGCGGTTCCCTGTCCCCTGTCCCCGGCCCCCTGCCGTTCCGGCACGCACCTCGCGTGGGGCGCTGGCGGACGGGGCACCAACACGGCCAGAAAGAAAGAGGCAGATGGTTTCGGTTACGCTGGAGCACGACGTAAACCTGATCGTCCACGGCGACCACCCGGACCCGTTCCGGGTGCTGGGGATGCACCGCATCTCCGTGGGCGGGGAGATTCGGCTGGTGGTGCGCGCCTTCCTCCCCGGCGTGGAGCGCGCCTGGACGATGAACGCAGGCGGCGGCGAGGCGCTCCCCATGGAGCGCACCCACCCGGAGGGGTTCTTCGAGCTCCTCCTCCCACGCGGGGCGGAGTCGTTCCCGTACCGCCTGCGCACGCGGACGGCGGACGGCGCCGAGCACGAGGCGGCCGACCCGTACTCCTTCGGGTCCACGGTCACCGAGTTCGACCTGTACCTGCTGGGGCAGGGGACGCACTACCGTCTCTACGACCTGCTGGGGGCGCACCCCTGCGCCATGGACGGCGTGGAGGGGACGCGCTTCGCCGTGTGGGCGCCCAACGCGCGGCGGGTGAGCGTGGTGGGCGGCTTCAACGGCTGGGACGGGCGGCGCCACGTGATGCGCTCGCACCCCGGCGTGGGCGTCTGGGAGATCTTCATCCCCGCCGTGGAGCGGGGGAGCGTCTACAAGTACGAGATCAGGGGCCCCTCCGGCCCTCCCTTCCTCAAGTCCGACCCGATGGCCTTCGCCGCCGAGCTGCGCCCCGAGACGGGGTCGGTGGTGGCCGGGCTGGGCCGCTACGAGTGGGGCGACGGGGAGTGGATGCGCAGCCGCCCCGAGCGGAACCCCTGCGACGCGCCCATGGCCGTGTACGAGGTGCACCTGGGCTCCTGGCGGCGCGGCGAGGGGGACCGGGTCCTGGGCTACCGCGAGGTGGCGCACGCGCTGGCCGACTACGTGTGCGAGATGGGGTTCACGCACGTGGAGCTCCTCCCCGTGGCGGAGCACCCGTACGACCCCTCCTGGGGGTACCAAGTCACCGGCTACTACGCCCCCACCTCGCGCTTCGGCTCGCCGGAGGACTTCCGCTACTTCGT from Longimicrobiaceae bacterium includes:
- the pgl gene encoding 6-phosphogluconolactonase — translated: AGGSTPRRAYSLLAQEPLAREVPWEHVHLFWGDERCVPPGHPRSNFRMVRDALLAHVPLPAANAHRVRGELPRERAAGEYERELREAFGGGVPRFDLVHLGVGDDGHTASLFPFAPALLERERLAAPAVHEGEPRVTLTVPVLNAAARVEFLATGAGKAPVVRKVLRGALDPLRLPAQLVRPAAGDPVWILDEPAAAKLSEGLQVP